The Aedes aegypti strain LVP_AGWG chromosome 3, AaegL5.0 Primary Assembly, whole genome shotgun sequence genome contains a region encoding:
- the LOC110678310 gene encoding intraflagellar transport protein 74 homolog — MEDFNNNSSSRSSSERPTSRRGGGMSTGAGGIFNSFNDSSSPSPIGILRPGTAMKAPSAVRGGTASRLTASNVLSANSSASTQRIGTALGNAGTRMTERPITQHGISGLSTSYGRIGTATGNRQVKDKRYWQAVLQSKIQEISQETEKLLKEKKFLDREKSARKLYEKRVKDSAKELTKLQSTLTSMNIALDNCSSGMTRQQLQNETLALRERNEHIQEQLEIVFKQRQIKDAENRELEAEAEKEKNKINEMIFSLPDADQQKYREYQALSDSLRQQNTIYHNQISELEKQKDRLNTMIMNSQTRTEAHRLKSKLKELIAKRNQMRDEESNRLSPAQEREKLINEVRSNNQALSSIGKQLKIIEDQLNEKKEMLQQIDQDLEEGNSERHIKYKELKKRDEVMSAFMDSFQQSLAVEKQNVESLKNQITYAIEQITMQGINTKSLGSDKLDSSGFTAKNDLNSHSGLIKEYKKLSIQLKQLQILEKRTINQLTGLRQEETEALSNIQKYSNLEVPRSEATVKMSELSSVLQELEDKKRVTENVVDEARKRNQEIKINLKSNETYRQISHLEDKLVDLIKENKSLQDFVEQLQKECDFSAVKDEAEQLLDDHNNLLCAETNNNVANRLP; from the exons ATGGAAGATTTCAACAATAATTCTTCGTCGCGGTCGTCTTCGGAACGGCCAACGTCGCGACGCGGAGGCGGCATGAGCACCGGCGCCGGTGGAATTTTCAACTCGTTCAACGATTCGTCCTCGCCGAGTCCGATTGGAATCCTGAGACCAGGAACGGCTATGAA AGCTCCTTCGGCTGTACGAGGAGGTACCGCAAGCCGGTTGACCGCGTCCAATGTCCTGTCGGCCAATTCATCTGCCTCGACTCAGAGAATCGGGACGGCGCTGGGAAATGCTGGAACT CGCATGACCGAGCGTCCCATTACCCAACACGGCATAAGTGGGTTGTCCACTTCCTACGGTAGAATCGGAACGGCCACCGGAAACCGCCAGGTCAAAGATAAACGCTACTGGCAGGCAGTGCTCCAAAGCAAAATCCAGGAAATATCGCAAGAGACCGAGAAGCTCCTGAAagagaagaaattcctagaccGGGAGAAATCCGCTCGCAAACTTTACGAAAAGCGCGTCAAAGATTCCGCCAAAGAGCTAACCAAGCTGCAGTCGACGCTCACTTCTATGAACATCGCTCTGGACAACTGCAGTTCCGGAATGACACGGCAGCAGCTCCAGAACGAAACGCTGGCCCTTCGAGAGCGCAATGAGCACATTCAGGAGCAGCTGGAAATCGTATTCAAGCAGCGGCAAATCAAGGACGCCGAGAACCGTGAACTGGAAGCGGAAGCCGAAAAggagaaaaacaaaatcaatgaaatgaTATTCTCGCTACCAGATGCCGACCAACAGAAGTACCGGGAATACCAGGCCCTGTCGGATAGCCTCCGGCAGCAGAACACTATCTACCACAACCAGATCAGTGaacttgaaaaacaaaaagatcGACTCAACACGATGATTATGAACTCACAAACGCGCACGGAAGCTCACCGGTTGAAGTCGAAGCTCAAGGAGCTGATTGCAAAACGCAATCAAATGCGCGACGAAGAGAGCAATCGTCTATCACCCGCACAAGAGCGGGAAAAGTTGATCAACGAGGTTCGTTCAAACAATCAGGCACTTTCGAGCATTGGGAAACAGTTGAAGATTATCGAAGATCAACTGAACGAGAAGAAAGAAATGCTACAGCAGATTGATCAGGACTTAGAGGAAGGGAACTCGGAACGACATATCAAGTACAAGGAGTTGAAGAAACGGGATGAAGTAATGTCCGCTTTTATGGACTCATTTCAGCAAAGTCTGGCGGTTGAAAAGCAAA ACGTGGAGTcccttaaaaatcaaattacataTGCCATTGAGCAAATAACGATGCAAGGGATCAACACCAAATCGCTGGGATCGGACAAACTCGACAGTTCTGGATTCACAGCTAAAAATGATCTCAATTCTCACTCCGGATTGATCAAGGAGTACAAGAAGCTAAGCATTCAGTTGAAGCAACTGCAGATTCTAGAAAAACGCACCATCAACCAGCTGACCGGTCTGCGGCAGGAAGAGACAGAAGCGTTGAGTAACATTCAAAAGTATAGCAATCTGGAGGTTCCGCGATCGGAGGCAACGGTTAAAATGAGTGAGCTTTCGAGTGTATTGCAGGAGTTGGAAGATAAGAAACGTGTCACGGAGAACGTGGTGGATGAGGCACGTAAACGCAATCAAGAGATCAAAATCAATCTGAAGAGCAATGAAACGTACAGACAGATTTCACACCTCGAGGATAAGCTCGTCGATTTGATCAAGGAGAACAAATCGCTGCAGGACTTTGTTGAACAGTTACAGAAG GAATGCGACTTTTCAGCTGTAAAAGATGAAGCGGAACAGCTTTTGGATGATCATAACAACTTGCTATGCGCTGAAACTAACAACAACGTTGCTAATCGTTTACCATAA